The Porites lutea chromosome 11, jaPorLute2.1, whole genome shotgun sequence genome includes a region encoding these proteins:
- the LOC140951841 gene encoding melanopsin-like, with translation MHFMRIIFTILTSLFSSFLSFRMESNFEPDSRNSSFSDKDPLGRTPLQVGIEVTIAVLICLACIAGNVTVVIAIHKTPRLKTVTNMLVENLAWTDISMATLHLPFWIMSMSSGRWLLSHVACKIVGFSELVFGVASLQTMAGIALNRYFSIVRRNVFMKYFSDRKATLKIIIVSWVLPVVVCSPPLYGWGTIEFSDKFTDCTMGWSIPDISYISFLLSVSIVIPMMVIICCYFATFRFVKRSSRQIQNHLQEESHRRLKNNAPSIKKETKVIKVFVAVVFVYVSCWTPVCIVGICEIIEYSAPRWVYIVVYYMMFSSSFCNPLIYGLFNPQFRNAFKKLYNKDASGNDSGELPLQRRTAFSQEQ, from the coding sequence GAGAATTATCTTTACCATTTTGACatctctcttttcttcttttctgtcATTCAGAATGGAATCGAACTTTGAACCTGATTCTCGAAATAGTAGTTTTAGTGACAAAGATCCTCTTGGAAGAACGCCACTGCAAGTTGGAATCGAAGTAACTATCGCAGTTTTGATATGTCTCGCTTGTATTGCTGGGAATGTAACAGTTGTGATCGCCATTCACAAAACTCCACGCCTTAAAACAGTCACCAACATGCTGGTCGAGAACCTCGCATGGACCGACATCTCCATGGCAACACTGCATCTGCCATTTTGGATTATGAGCATGAGCAGTGGTCGCTGGCTATTAAGTCACGTGGCTTGTAAGATTGTTGGGTTCTCCGAGCTGGTGTTTGGTGTAGCCTCGCTTCAAACGATGGCGGGAATCGCGTTAAACCGCTATTTCAGCATTGTCCGAAGAAACGTATTCATGAAGTATTTCTCGGATCGTAAAGCAACCCTTAAAATAATCATTGTTTCGTGGGTATTGCCTGTTGTTGTATGTAGCCCCCCTCTATATGGCTGGGGAACTATAGAGTTCAGCGACAAATTCACCGATTGCACAATGGGATGGAGTATCCCAGATATTTCCTATATCTCCTTTTTACTGTCAGTTTCGATTGTTATACCAATGATGGTTATTATTTGCTGTTACTTTGCGACTTTTCGGTTTGTGAAAAGAAGCTCTCGTCAGATTCAAAACCACTTACAGGAAGAAAGTCACAGACGACTGAAGAACAATGCGCCGTCaatcaaaaaagaaacgaaagtTATCAAGGTTTTTGTTGCCGTTGTTTTTGTGTACGTTTCCTGCTGGACACCAGTTTGCATTGTAGGTATTTGTGAGATAATAGAGTATTCAGCGCCACGTTGGGTTTATATTGTCGTGTATTACATGATGTTTTCTAGTAGTTTTTGTAATCCTTTAATCTATGGGTTGTTTAACCCGCAGTTTAGAAACGCGTTTAAGAAATTGTATAACAAAGATGCGTCTGGGAATGATAGTGGAGAGCTGCCCTTACAAAGGAGAACTGCCTTCTCACAGGAACAATAG